In Anaerolineales bacterium, one DNA window encodes the following:
- a CDS encoding sigma-70 family RNA polymerase sigma factor: MNEEQTWVLQAQQGDDEAFTRLVETYQTPVFNLCYRMLGEPESAEDAAQETFLRAYQHLYRYDQKRRFATWLLSIAAHYCIDRLRRRKFSMFSMDAEDDEGNTFEYPDVDAPNPEAESIKGQTQDRVHALLQDLDNTDRAAIIMRYWYDYSEKEIAESLRLTVSAVKSRLHRARKELAGAWQDQEDDLLAEMERRHHESPAF, encoded by the coding sequence GTGAACGAAGAACAGACCTGGGTTCTCCAGGCACAGCAAGGCGATGACGAGGCATTTACCAGGCTCGTCGAGACCTACCAGACCCCCGTTTTCAACCTGTGTTACCGCATGTTGGGCGAGCCTGAATCGGCGGAGGATGCCGCACAGGAAACGTTTTTGCGCGCCTACCAGCACCTGTACCGCTACGACCAAAAACGCCGGTTCGCAACCTGGCTGCTTTCGATTGCGGCCCATTACTGCATTGATCGACTACGCCGCAGAAAATTCTCGATGTTTTCGATGGACGCAGAGGATGACGAAGGGAACACCTTTGAATACCCCGATGTGGATGCCCCCAACCCCGAAGCAGAATCCATCAAAGGACAGACACAGGATCGCGTCCATGCCCTTCTGCAGGATCTCGATAACACCGACCGCGCCGCAATCATCATGAGATATTGGTACGACTATTCAGAAAAGGAAATCGCCGAATCGTTGCGGCTGACGGTCAGCGCGGTGAAAAGCCGCCTGCATCGCGCCCGCAAGGAACTGGCAGGGGCATGGCAGGATCAGGAAGACGACCTGCTCGCCGAAATGGAAAGGAGACATCATGAATCACCAGCCTTTTGA
- a CDS encoding C45 family autoproteolytic acyltransferase/hydrolase has protein sequence MFKHETPNTTVHNTPPPLIEVSGTHLEMGRQIGEAARPQIQHSLENARILINAAYDTLELTWDGAKIQGRKYLPFAEERYPQYVDELRGIAEGANVPFDDIVVLNAMEAVTMDALHLTRCTSMAVNDERTADGHVLAAHNEDWIPEDEGDVLIISAKPDKEPPYLAMTYGGLLPNVGFNAYGIAQLIDSVYPGDSRIGIPRLVVARAVLASRRISGAIGRTLVPHRAAGYNHLLIHESGEIYSIEVSARKFEILYAHDGYMIHTNHYLDPHMKQMEKDPEELLSSRVRYFRASRLIRQKEKHTIKSLQAIQKDHVNIPNSICNHNIEGLDPLDREKTISAMVMDLTSREMHLAWGNPCKNLYHTYHLNA, from the coding sequence ATGTTCAAGCACGAAACCCCAAACACCACCGTTCACAACACCCCACCGCCCCTTATTGAAGTCTCCGGCACACACCTCGAGATGGGGCGCCAGATCGGCGAAGCCGCCCGCCCGCAAATCCAGCACAGTCTCGAAAATGCACGCATCCTGATCAACGCCGCCTACGACACCCTCGAACTCACCTGGGACGGCGCAAAAATCCAGGGACGAAAATACCTGCCGTTCGCTGAGGAACGCTACCCGCAATATGTGGATGAACTGCGCGGCATTGCCGAAGGCGCAAATGTCCCATTCGATGACATCGTCGTGCTGAACGCGATGGAAGCCGTCACCATGGATGCGCTGCACCTCACCCGCTGTACCAGCATGGCCGTCAATGACGAGCGCACGGCGGATGGTCATGTCCTTGCTGCGCATAACGAGGATTGGATCCCCGAAGACGAAGGCGATGTACTCATCATCTCCGCCAAACCCGACAAGGAACCCCCGTATCTTGCCATGACCTATGGCGGGCTCCTGCCCAATGTCGGATTCAACGCCTATGGCATTGCCCAACTCATTGACTCCGTGTACCCAGGCGACTCGCGCATCGGAATCCCGCGTCTTGTGGTTGCCCGCGCCGTGCTTGCCTCCCGCCGCATCTCCGGCGCCATCGGTCGGACTCTCGTTCCGCACCGCGCGGCGGGCTATAACCATTTACTCATCCACGAAAGCGGTGAGATTTATTCCATTGAAGTATCAGCGCGCAAATTCGAGATCCTGTATGCTCATGATGGTTACATGATTCATACAAATCATTACCTCGACCCGCACATGAAACAAATGGAAAAAGACCCGGAGGAACTGCTTTCCTCACGCGTACGCTACTTCCGCGCCTCGCGCCTGATCCGCCAAAAGGAAAAACATACCATAAAAAGTTTGCAAGCCATCCAGAAGGATCACGTCAATATCCCCAATTCGATCTGCAACCACAATATCGAGGGTCTCGACCCGCTGGACCGCGAAAAGACCATCAGCGCCATGGTAATGGACCTGACATCACGCGAGATGCATCTTGCATGGGGAAATCCCTGTAAGAATCTGTATCATACGTATCATTTGAATGCATAA
- a CDS encoding YibE/F family protein produces MKNRSWLFPFLLLIGVLAYTLLTRVQLPGDGFATFGADTVRAEVLQIIEEGQIDLGGNFQTYQIARVNILEGPYEGIPMEIDYGRRQVRPDDYLLEPGDKILVSISKTPDNVVNAYFADYVRTTPILWLAFIFAAAIVIISQWKGIRALISMAFSLYIIISHIIPQILTGQDPLRVSIIGSVLLLGVTLYLTYGWTLKTHAAVLSMVLVLLLTGALSGLFVIFAKLNGSGDENVMFLMQLMESPINLRGLLLGGMIIGALGVLDDLVTTQASAVFELHHANPNLGFRGLYNAAMRIGQDHVAATVNTLVLAYAGASLPMMLMFSLGQGDYGYLVNFSFIAEEIVRTLVGSLGLVAAVPITTTIAIFLARRAESLGKWEQVLGPVGSGEGHHH; encoded by the coding sequence ATGAAAAACAGATCATGGCTCTTTCCTTTTCTACTGCTCATCGGGGTTCTAGCATATACTCTGCTCACGCGGGTGCAACTGCCCGGCGACGGGTTCGCCACCTTTGGTGCTGACACCGTCCGTGCGGAAGTGCTGCAGATCATCGAAGAAGGTCAAATTGATTTGGGCGGGAATTTCCAAACCTATCAGATCGCACGCGTGAATATTTTGGAGGGACCGTACGAGGGCATCCCCATGGAGATCGATTACGGCAGGCGGCAGGTGCGCCCGGATGATTACCTTCTGGAACCCGGCGACAAAATTTTGGTCTCCATCAGTAAGACGCCGGACAATGTGGTCAACGCCTACTTTGCGGATTACGTCCGCACGACGCCGATCCTGTGGCTGGCGTTCATTTTTGCGGCCGCCATCGTGATCATCAGCCAGTGGAAGGGCATCCGCGCACTGATCAGCATGGCATTCAGTCTGTACATCATCATCAGCCACATCATCCCGCAGATTCTGACGGGACAGGATCCCCTGCGCGTGAGCATCATTGGCTCGGTGCTTCTGCTCGGCGTCACGCTGTACCTCACCTACGGCTGGACGTTGAAAACGCATGCGGCGGTGCTCAGCATGGTGTTGGTGTTGCTGCTTACCGGGGCGCTCTCCGGTCTGTTCGTAATCTTTGCAAAACTCAACGGTTCGGGCGACGAGAACGTCATGTTCCTGATGCAGTTAATGGAAAGCCCGATCAACCTGCGCGGACTTTTGCTCGGCGGCATGATCATCGGCGCACTCGGCGTGCTGGATGACCTCGTGACGACGCAGGCTTCGGCGGTCTTTGAACTGCACCATGCAAATCCGAACCTCGGTTTTCGCGGACTGTACAACGCCGCCATGCGCATCGGCCAGGACCATGTGGCTGCCACGGTCAACACGTTGGTTTTAGCCTACGCTGGAGCATCCCTGCCGATGATGTTGATGTTCTCGCTTGGGCAGGGAGATTACGGCTATCTCGTTAATTTTTCCTTCATTGCCGAAGAGATCGTGCGGACGCTGGTCGGGTCGCTGGGGCTGGTCGCCGCCGTGCCGATCACGACCACGATTGCCATTTTCCTCGCCCGAAGGGCTGAGTCGCTTGGGAAATGGGAGCAGGTTCTCGGTCCGGTGGGAAGCGGGGAGGGGCATCATCATTAA
- a CDS encoding polymer-forming cytoskeletal protein — MKIKKYLVRAILLLTVLMVPTSAVSAQGPGGDVFLFGQNYTLAGGDTLTGSLAVIGGNAMIEEDASVDGDIALIGGNLTINGDVDGDVALVGGNMTISGTIDGDIVIVGGQALLTETAVVRGDISTIGGNVQREPGAEVSGNITTNAPPVINVPDVPNVPNVPNVPNVPGVPDVRVNVNPLWEIAGVFGRALAVAAIGMLLALFLQPQLDRVGSAIVSQPLMAGGYGLLAVIIVPMAVVIMAVTILLIPIALLAALVLPLAWLLGMVALGQEVGDRFTKAINQTWAPVLSIGFGTFMLVLVVGLVGMIPCVGWLASFLVTLAVLGGVAMTWFGTRGVPGRNMQSVQVEEIPPTS; from the coding sequence ATGAAAATAAAAAAATATTTGGTTCGCGCCATCCTCCTGCTGACAGTGCTGATGGTACCCACCAGCGCTGTGTCTGCGCAAGGCCCGGGCGGGGATGTATTCCTGTTTGGGCAGAACTACACGCTGGCAGGCGGTGACACGCTCACCGGCAGCCTGGCGGTCATTGGCGGAAATGCCATGATCGAGGAAGATGCCTCCGTGGATGGAGACATCGCATTGATCGGCGGGAATCTCACAATCAATGGAGATGTGGACGGCGATGTGGCTTTGGTCGGCGGGAATATGACCATCAGCGGTACGATAGACGGTGATATTGTCATCGTCGGCGGCCAGGCTTTGTTGACCGAGACCGCTGTGGTTAGAGGCGACATATCCACCATCGGCGGAAATGTGCAAAGGGAGCCCGGTGCGGAAGTAAGTGGCAATATCACGACCAATGCTCCTCCTGTGATCAATGTACCGGATGTCCCCAATGTGCCGAATGTCCCTAACGTGCCCAATGTGCCCGGCGTACCTGATGTGAGGGTGAACGTAAATCCGCTTTGGGAGATCGCAGGTGTGTTTGGCAGAGCTCTGGCAGTTGCAGCCATCGGCATGTTACTGGCACTCTTCCTGCAGCCCCAATTGGACCGCGTTGGGAGCGCAATCGTGAGTCAGCCTTTGATGGCGGGCGGCTATGGACTGCTCGCAGTCATTATCGTACCGATGGCGGTCGTCATCATGGCGGTCACCATCCTCCTCATTCCCATTGCCCTGCTGGCAGCATTGGTGCTTCCGCTGGCATGGCTGCTGGGCATGGTTGCCCTTGGTCAGGAGGTCGGCGACCGCTTCACCAAAGCCATCAACCAGACCTGGGCGCCGGTACTCTCCATCGGTTTTGGCACGTTCATGCTTGTGTTGGTGGTCGGATTGGTTGGCATGATCCCCTGTGTGGGCTGGCTGGCATCCTTCCTCGTGACACTGGCTGTCCTTGGCGGCGTGGCAATGACCTGGTTCGGCACGCGAGGCGTACCCGGCAGGAATATGCAATCGGTGCAGGTGGAAGAAATCCCGCCTACTTCGTAA